CTGCTGCCCCAGATCAACATAGAGGATGAAGCTCATGACAGGGCAATAAAAGTGACCAATGCAATAAATGCCCTGCAAAAGTGACCAGGGCAATAAAAGTGATAAAAGTATGTACCTGAATGTACATACATTCAAGCAGGTTCTAAGAAGTCTGTGGGTCCTAATCCAAAAAGCActttccttatcacaaatggctGGCATTATGTGGGTGGGAGTATGAGGGCGTCTCTAtcagagagacctgcagagacagtgtggtgtagtggttgaagagcagcagactctaacagGGGAAcaccactagaatcatagaaccatagagttggaaggggccatacaagccatctagtccaaccccctgctctacacaggatcagcccaaagcatcccaaagcaaaaACCTAAAAACCTCCTAAAAGTACTAAGTTCTCTCCCAAGGATCACAACCCTGAATTGCatagacaaagagttggtttttatatgccacttttctctacccaaaggagtctcaaagcggcttacattcaccttccctttcctctccccacaacagacaccctgtggggtggctgaggctgagagagccctgatatttctgctcggtcagaacagttttattagtgccgtggcgagcccaaggtcacccagctggctgcaagtgggggagcgtggaatcaaacctggcttgccagattagaagtccgcactcctgaccactacaccagcaGATCCCCTTGACAGTGTCACGTTAGGGCTGGTTGACTGCAGAGAGAAACCCGAGTTTCCCTGCTCGCAACAGACCTTGGATACCTGCCCAGGTAACCACACCATCTCCTCTCTCCAAAGAGGCCTTTGTTTCCCAGGAGAGCTCATTAGCGCGCGGTGAACCCGTctcccctctgctccttggccccAGTGCTTGGCCGTCCCACATCGACACGGAAGCTGACATGCAGATCTCGTGGCCACAGAGGGCTGCATCTTCGAGAGTCCGGCAGCCACTCAGGAAAAGGATCTCGACCACTCATCCCATCTCAGTCTGCCGTGCTGCCCAAATCTTGGCCTTTCTCCTGGGAAACAAATAGACTCCCACGTTTATGTACTGTTAGCCGGTTGGTTTTGAAAACTGTCCAACCTGCCTTACTCCTCCGCTCTGATTCAGAAGGGTTCTTCTTGCGCTCTTACTAAGGGGTCCTTCTACAGCAGACCCAGCAGGACTAATCTAATATTctcaatagattcaagtgggtcgccgtgttggtccaaAGCTGCACAACCAGAATAGAGTCCAAtcgcaccttgaagaccaacaaagatttattcaaggcgtgagctttcgggtttatgcgattccccaactagtgctttaaaacggaggatgtagcgagccgtttgctgcccagatgctggaccTTGGCAAAGTCACATCGAGCAGCCGAAATATAACGGCTGCCTAAGGCAAGCATTtcgctacatttaacgggtgcggaaaggccctagGAAAAGAGCGTAATGATAAGTAACTCGGCGGAAGGCCCTAAGAAAGGGCCTGCTTCCGCCACCCTCCTTCCGCCAAGAATATTTTCAAGCATTACAGTTTTGAGATCTAGCCAATCAGCTTTAGGCAAAAGCTGAGCCTGCCTGGGAACGAGTTGTGGCAGCCAAAGTGATCCtgggctttcccagcctcttGTGTTCCACACCAAATCTTACAAGTCATGTCCTAACTTGCCCTGTCCTAGTCCCCCATTATTCTTGCCTCTGAAGTCAAATCCCACCGCCCTCAATTATTCCTTATTGACCCATCTTTCCCCGCTTCCCAAGAAACTTCAAAATGGCACTCCCTAAGTGGggaggcagagcctcttgtggcgcagagtgataaggcagccgtctgaaagctttgcccatgaggctgggagttcaatcccagcagccggctcaaggttgactcagtcttccatccttccgaggtcggtaaaatgaggacccagcttgctgggggtaaacggtaatgactggggaaggcactggcaaaccaccccgtattgagtctgccatgaaaacgctagagggcgtcaccccaagggtcagacatgactcggtgcttgcacaggggatacctttacctttacctttaagtggggAGGCAGAGTTTCCCAAGCTTCACCCAGAGTTTTGGAGGCGACCAGGTTCCTGATATCTCCGCCCCTCGACATGATTCTCTAGAGGAGGCGAAATGAAGTTTGGAGCCCCACCCCCCGTGACGCTGCTTGTAAGAACAATCTGCTACCACTTGCATTTAGCCCCGCAAATcggggtctccccctccccccaaaaagcaaaTATCATTACTGGACAAACACAATAGGGACTTATTGTTTCAGAATTCTTTCTCACTCTTTCATTGTGTCTATCTTTCTTGTATTCCCACCTTCTCTGTTCCAGCTATAACTTCCAAGGCATCTGGAAATCATGGGGTTTAAGGAGAGACCAGTGGGTGGCCTCAATGTTCTTCATGTGCCTCTTGGCTAAAAAGATAGCAATCTGCCGCTTGTCCTTGGAGGCCAGGGACTTCCCGACCCTCCAAGGGAAATGGACTTCAGGCCCTTGACTCAACTTGTAGCTCTGTAGCTCCTTGAGGCACCACTCCTCGTTGATGTTATAACGCCGGCAGACCGCCTCTTCCTGGGAGGGGTCGGCCGCTCTGAGCCAATCGTGGACCGCCGACAGCCCTTCGTGCGTCATGACGTCCGGGTAGCGACGCTCCAGCAGCTGGATCAGGAGCTCGTTGGCCCTGTTGTACCGGACGTTGGTGACCTGGTCGTCGAGATCCGGGCAGGTGGTGATGACCTCGTCCCGCGTCCTTCGGATCAGCAAGACCGGCCCCCAGTACTTGCAGAGCTGTTCGCCCACGTTGAGGTTGAAGTGATCCTTCACCGTCCGCACCACCAGCTTCTTCCAGCTCTTGGGCATGACGTTCAGGGCTAAGGGGAGAAGGTCGTCGAACGTGGCGTCCAAGACCAAGGAGCCGATCGACGGGTAGGTCATGGTAGCCCAGGTGGCCGAGTAGCCCCCCAAGGACCAACCGTAGACGACGATGTCCGGGAGCTCGAAGCCCAGCCGGCTGGTCGCGTACTGGATCACCACGTCCACGGCGTTGGCGTCGTTCTGTGGGTAGGGCTGGCCAGTGCTTCCCGCAAAGCCGGGGTGATTCCACCCCAGCACGGAATATCCGGTTTGCaagggggtggaaaggcagcCCCACTCGTAGAAGCTGACGTTCCCCTCGCAACAGATCACCAGCTGCTTTCCTCGCCCTTCTGCCAAGCCCGCCGCCGTCGTTCTCCTGTCCACAAACATGGTGTCGATCTTATTCCCGTCCCGAGCCACCAGTTTGGCCCGTTTCCCATTATATTCCCCTTGAAGGCGCGCTTGGCCCTTGGCCAGGATCGGTAACAGGGCCTGGTTCAGGAGGAACATGGAGCCGGGGTAGAGCAGCCAGCGACCAAAAGAATGGGCCATGACGTAGCTGGCCAGTTGACTCGGCAGCTGTTTGGCGTGGCTGAGGAAGCGCCAGAAAGAAACCCGCTCTCCAGCTGGCCTGCCGGCGAACGCCGAGACCGGTGGGAAGAGTTGAGAGGCCGCTTTGACAAGGATCTGGCGCCCTCGGCCTCTGACGCAGCCTCGGCCGTTGCCGGCCTCATCCCACTGGAATTCGATGGGCCAGGAACCGGATTCGAAATTGTAGCTGGCCTTGAAATAGATCTTAAAGATGTGGGCCAGAGCCTTCGAGAAACACAGGACACACATGGAGAGAGGTGGTGGTGATCTTCCATGGGAGGTACCAACGAagctttgtttttgttatttttttttttaaagaaatagagACGAGGGCAAGGCAAGTCAGCCTGTAGCGGAGGCTTACGATCAGAGCAAGGATGAGAGGAGCCCTATCTGGCGTGCCCTTCACTTCACAGGCTCATGATGTTGCTGGTGGAACTTGCTGGTTCTTTGGCCATCGTGAAGTGACACCGATTCAGCTGGGGGCGCTGTCAGGAGACATCCTCAGGCCTGGCCCTCAGGGGGGGGCGTAACAATCAGTGAAGTCACCACCCTTTGTGAGGGCAGTTAGCAAGCATGCAGTTTGGAGGGTGGCCACTAGAGGCACCCTGGGGGCATTTGGGGGGCTCTGATCGTCCCCCCAAGGATTTTAAGGTGGAGgcaacaaaatctgctcaagatccctgggcCCAAGGACATCAAACTggtcttttcggccctggcccggAGGAACAGCTCTCCTTGGGGAGATCCAGGCCCTtgggacagttctgcagggcccgtaaaacagagctgttctgcgaGCATACAGCTGAGGCCAGAGATATCAccgaaattctggcctccctgcgtGAAACATCAGCCAGACCTTCATCGAATGACACCAGAACCACTCCTCCCTGGGAAATCAGAGGCGGTTTGAACGAATGTAGATCcagactgtttaaaaatatcaattGCTGTTCATTCACTCTTCTTAGTTCTGCCAATAAACGTGTCCTGAGTCTTAACTGTGGGTTTTACATATGCTGAGCTTTCAGGGAAGACTGGGTTAgaaataagatgatgatgatgtccgaTGGTTTGAATGTGCAGTTGCAACTCACCTTGAACCACGcgggaaaggtgggatatcaaCATTTCAGTTACtaaacaaatcatagaatcatagagttggaagggacctcctgggtcatctagtccaaccccctgcactaggcaggacactcacaacactctcgctcctccactgtcacctgccacccccttgagccttcacagaatcagcctctccgtcagatggctctccagcctgtttaaacacttccaaaaatggagaacccaccacctcccgaggaagcctcttccactgaggaaccgctctgactgtcaggaacttcttccggatgcttagatggaatttcttttgcattaatttcatcccattggttctggtccgcccctccGGGATCAGAACCAGCAACGTGAGGCCTTGCTTTTCTTCCtgtggcctggaggtcccaggctagctcagtctcatcggatctcagaagctaagcaggagcaGCTCCGGATAGTACTGGGACGGGAGACCACAAGGGGGTCCAGGGTTGCAAGAGCAAACCACTTGGTGATTTCCTGCCCTGAACCCTATGGGGTCGCCGGCCTAGGCTGCAGCTTGGTGGTattctcctccaccaccacctccgctGCCTTTATTCTGGATACAAAGGATGCTTAGCTTCCGTCTGAAATCAGCGTGCTGTTGAAAGATATACCAATcacatggttgccaacctccagcaggggcctggagatctcccagacttCCAAGAGgagttcccctgggaaaaggaGCAATTTTGGGTGTGGACTTCATAGCACGGTACCCCGCTGAgattcctccccaagctccagccccagatctccatgaatttcccaagccagagcaggAACCTCTATTATGGAACGTGGTATCAGCCTCCTTTGCCCATTCCTGGCATTCAAGCAGCCGGCCTGTGCTctttatccccccccaaaaaaaccccacattttgCACTTTTAAACGACCGCCAAGGTGTTCGTATTTGATTTGATCTACTTTGTTTATCACCGGCCTGTTTTTGCTGACTCTCAGTGGGTGAGCAGATGGTCATCTCTTTTCCAACTCCCTTCAGCAACTAGGGGGAAAATACAAGTTCAATTCCATGCgacccctccccaaaaagccAATTAAAATCAAGCTGATAAACAgagcataacaacaacaacaacaacaatcttcattttattatttaaatttattaccaACCACTCCCGAACCGGCTCACGGTGGGTCACGatctgtccatataaaaacccagtaaaaccccattcaaACAAATGcggacacacatatacatacagtaaaaacagactcctaaaaaatcatggtggtcttcaaccccactaaccccccccaaaaaaaatctgtgtaGAAGAGAGGAGTGAGAAGAGGGAGCATAGATGACATAGCTAATGCTGCCCTCTTAGCACCGGAAAGGggggggatcagatcttccccgcCATGCTGGTCTCAACCatcgacctggcggaagagttccgttttgcaggccctgcggaatgctgaaagctcccacagggcccgcagctcttccgtgagctcattccaccaggtaggggccaggacggagaagaccctggccctggttgaggtcaggtgtgcCTTCCTGGGACCAAtaggttggtacccacagagcgcaaggccctacagggggcatagggcTCAACAATAATCTTTCTTTTCAGGGGAAGCAAATAGTGTTTTAGAAAGCAGGTAATCCAATGGACAAGGGGCACTGGTTCAACGAGCAGAACATTCGAGACTCCCTGAGCTGGTTACCCCAAACCGAACCTTTGCACATAGAAGATTTTGaaaattggcttttataccctgcttatcactacccaaaggagtctcaaaatggctttcaattgcctttcattcctctccccgcaacagacaatctgtgaggtggttgaggccgagagagctctgagagaactgctctgtgagaacagcacggtcaggtctgtgactagcccaagatcacccagctggcggcatgcagaggagcagggaagcaaatcTGGTTTGTCAgaatagaagctgctgctcttaaccactacaccaagctggctctataaaTATATCTAACTTAAGAAAATCTGTTgttgataaaataataataataataataataataataataataataaataacaacgcgcacttccctgggggctcagagtgggtaacaacatatataataaCAGTAAATTAACAGATCACTTATTATAACCTTCATAATAAAATACTAAAACCcgataaaccccccattaaaaggacagcaCACTGAACAAGGTGATAAATTTGCCATTTTTGACCCTGGGCAACCATAATTTATACACCAACTATCCCCAATGGACAGGAGAGCCATCTCCAGATTGGAAAAATCCTGGTGATTTACGGAGGGTGGGGCTTAagaaagggaggggcttcagtggagtataacgccATAGGCTccgccctccgaagcagccgttttctccaaagGGACAGTCTAGAGaactgttgtaattccagaaggtcTCCAAGCTCCCCCTGGAGGCAGACAACCCTAATCAAGAAATCGAAACGAGCGCTGTGATCTCTTCACAACCGTAGACACAAAACACAACAACTGATATCTTAGCttgtatttctctctttctctatcaGAAACCAGGCCATCCCCCTGACCGTCCGGAGCTAGAGCTTCCACGGCAACTGAAACTCCTCAGCCGGCAAAGTTCTCCCATGTGTGCTCACCACGTTCTTCATGTGCTTCTTAGCCAGGAACAGGGCCAGCTGCTGTTTCTGCTTGGAAGGGAGCCCCTTCCCAAGTCTCCACGGGAAACCGGCCTTGGGCCCCAGACTCGTTTTGTAGCTCTGGAGCTTCTGGAGACACCAGTCTTCGTCCACCTTATACAAGAAGTGGTAGATAAGTGACTCCAACGGCGGGCTGTCCACCGAGAGCCAATGTTGTATCACTTCTTCTGTCCCGGAGAGAATCTCAGGATAGCGGGTCCTCAGGAGCTGCAGTAGCAGCTGGTTGGCTCGGTTCGTCTTGACTATAGGAATACGCTTCTCCGTGCTATACTGGGTGCTGGTGATTTCGTCAAGGGTCCTCCGGATCAGCAGCACGGGCCCCGGGTACAGGCAGAGCTGTTCGGCCACGTTGAGGTTGAAGTGCTCCATCACCGTCCTTATCACCAGCTTCTTCCACCTCTTGTCAATCATCTTCATCGCCAAAGGAATCAGGCCGTCAAAGGAGGCGTCTAAGATCAAGGCGCCCAGGTCCGGGTAGCTCATGGCCGCCCAGGTGGCCGTGTAGCTGCCTAAGGAGTAGCCATAGATCGCGATGTCCGGCAAGCTGAAATTCAGGCGATGGACGGCGTACTGGAGCACCACTTCCATGGCATTGATGTCGTT
The nucleotide sequence above comes from Paroedura picta isolate Pp20150507F chromosome 4, Ppicta_v3.0, whole genome shotgun sequence. Encoded proteins:
- the ABHD16B gene encoding ABHD16B encodes the protein MCVLCFSKALAHIFKIYFKASYNFESGSWPIEFQWDEAGNGRGCVRGRGRQILVKAASQLFPPVSAFAGRPAGERVSFWRFLSHAKQLPSQLASYVMAHSFGRWLLYPGSMFLLNQALLPILAKGQARLQGEYNGKRAKLVARDGNKIDTMFVDRRTTAAGLAEGRGKQLVICCEGNVSFYEWGCLSTPLQTGYSVLGWNHPGFAGSTGQPYPQNDANAVDVVIQYATSRLGFELPDIVVYGWSLGGYSATWATMTYPSIGSLVLDATFDDLLPLALNVMPKSWKKLVVRTVKDHFNLNVGEQLCKYWGPVLLIRRTRDEVITTCPDLDDQVTNVRYNRANELLIQLLERRYPDVMTHEGLSAVHDWLRAADPSQEEAVCRRYNINEEWCLKELQSYKLSQGPEVHFPWRVGKSLASKDKRQIAIFLAKRHMKNIEATHWSLLKPHDFQMPWKL
- the LOC143836532 gene encoding ABHD16B-like, producing MCYRMKTCLVIKDGYAFRNWPIKYRWDEFKDSSSSTNGIAGGGSSSIDASLRSRPAVNQGEPNLVQTSILRGMKHTSSKLARYAIAHSVGRWLLYPGSVWFLNKIPLSLLVRGRTRLMEDFHGKRVKLIARDGNEIDTMFIDRRNRKDPWQRGTHLVICCEGNGSFYEIGCLSTPLKAGYSVLGWNHPGFARSTGKPYPKNDINAMEVVLQYAVHRLNFSLPDIAIYGYSLGSYTATWAAMSYPDLGALILDASFDGLIPLAMKMIDKRWKKLVIRTVMEHFNLNVAEQLCLYPGPVLLIRRTLDEITSTQYSTEKRIPIVKTNRANQLLLQLLRTRYPEILSGTEEVIQHWLSVDSPPLESLIYHFLYKVDEDWCLQKLQSYKTSLGPKAGFPWRLGKGLPSKQKQQLALFLAKKHMKNVVSTHGRTLPAEEFQLPWKL